One window of the Parasphingopyxis algicola genome contains the following:
- a CDS encoding YegP family protein translates to MAHKFEIWKDKKGEFRVRFKYNSEVMFSTEGYSSKSSAKNAIKSIQTKGPNAPIEDNS, encoded by the coding sequence ATGGCGCACAAGTTCGAAATCTGGAAAGACAAGAAGGGCGAGTTCCGGGTTCGCTTCAAATATAATTCCGAAGTGATGTTCTCGACCGAGGGCTATTCGAGCAAGTCGAGCGCCAAGAATGCCATCAAGTCGATCCAGACCAAAGGCCCCAACGCCCCCATCGAAGATAATAGCTGA
- a CDS encoding CpaD family pilus assembly protein yields the protein MRILATSALLAVAGTLSACAGGPVNQGLTPINQPVVSRTDYVFDINASSDTLSYSEQARLADWFEALELGYGDRVSVDDPSPYGAAGRRDAVAEIAGRHGLLLADRAPVTAGQVAPGQMRIVVSRMQAEVPNCPNWDRDSLFNYAGSTGSNYGCSTNGNLAAMVANPEDLIRGQNGDGAGDPRTTSRAIDSYRQSEPTGANGLQGESTSGGN from the coding sequence ATGCGCATTCTTGCCACTTCCGCCCTTCTCGCCGTTGCCGGTACGCTGTCCGCCTGTGCGGGCGGGCCCGTCAATCAGGGGCTCACGCCGATCAACCAGCCGGTGGTCAGCCGGACGGACTATGTGTTCGACATCAATGCCAGCTCCGACACGCTGTCCTACAGCGAACAGGCGCGGCTCGCCGACTGGTTCGAGGCGCTGGAACTCGGCTATGGCGACCGGGTTTCGGTCGACGATCCCAGTCCTTATGGCGCGGCGGGCCGTCGCGATGCGGTCGCCGAGATCGCCGGCCGGCATGGCCTGTTGCTCGCCGATCGGGCGCCCGTGACCGCGGGCCAGGTCGCTCCCGGCCAGATGCGCATCGTCGTCAGCCGCATGCAGGCCGAAGTGCCGAACTGCCCCAATTGGGACCGCGATTCGCTCTTCAACTATGCCGGTTCGACAGGTTCCAATTACGGTTGTTCGACCAACGGCAATCTCGCCGCGATGGTCGCCAATCCCGAAGATTTGATCCGCGGCCAGAACGGCGACGGCGCAGGCGATCCGCGGACGACCTCGCGGGCGATCGATAGCTATCGCCAATCCGAACCCACCGGGGCCAATGGCCTGCAAGGCGAATCCACGTCGGGAGGCAACTGA
- a CDS encoding DUF1254 domain-containing protein has protein sequence MLRPIGWIVFVAAVAMLAYWTATALIPGTMMHLAMGRLEQNAGVNTMGHAPLSTAERRIIVRPSPDLAYSTCLFDLAEGPVEITVAPIGAPYWSLSVYDERTNAVFVRNDRDANGGPLRIALARAGQAVPDGLETVRLSSDRGLALVRILVPERDAFAAIDTDRRSAGCAPLGRRESQ, from the coding sequence ATGCTGAGGCCGATTGGTTGGATCGTGTTCGTCGCTGCCGTGGCGATGCTCGCCTACTGGACGGCGACCGCCCTTATTCCGGGCACGATGATGCATCTTGCAATGGGTCGGCTGGAGCAGAATGCCGGTGTCAACACTATGGGACATGCACCGCTCAGCACGGCGGAACGTCGGATCATTGTGCGGCCGAGCCCGGATCTCGCTTATTCGACGTGCCTGTTCGATCTGGCGGAAGGGCCCGTGGAGATTACCGTCGCGCCGATCGGTGCGCCCTATTGGTCGCTGTCGGTTTACGACGAACGGACGAATGCCGTGTTCGTCCGCAACGATCGCGACGCGAATGGCGGTCCGCTCCGGATCGCGCTGGCCCGCGCGGGGCAGGCGGTGCCGGATGGACTGGAAACGGTTCGCCTGTCGTCCGATCGCGGTTTGGCGCTTGTGCGGATATTGGTGCCGGAGCGCGACGCGTTCGCCGCGATCGATACGGACCGCCGGTCGGCCGGCTGCGCGCCGCTGGGGCGGCGCGAAAGCCAATAG
- a CDS encoding DUF1214 domain-containing protein, whose amino-acid sequence MRLALRIVFALVLGIAIGLGATWLSLRAGISAFEERSGPWITSRDFGSAEAGARARAIVAVRGLMALPAREAIYFNAATDSEGRALDGGCRYRIAGPPLSARWWSVTAYGTDSHLIPNARHAYSSGDDGAEAVLALTGPEPGLGEIATRAGEPFELTLRAYGPGPDLLDGELPEIERLSC is encoded by the coding sequence ATGAGACTGGCGCTGAGGATCGTCTTCGCGCTGGTCCTTGGCATTGCGATCGGGCTGGGCGCGACATGGCTCTCGCTGCGCGCCGGCATCTCGGCCTTCGAAGAGCGTAGCGGCCCCTGGATCACCTCGCGCGATTTCGGCTCGGCCGAGGCCGGCGCCCGCGCCCGAGCGATCGTCGCCGTGCGCGGACTGATGGCCCTGCCGGCGCGTGAAGCGATCTATTTCAACGCCGCTACCGACAGCGAGGGCAGGGCGCTCGACGGCGGGTGCCGCTATCGGATCGCCGGGCCGCCGCTTTCGGCCCGCTGGTGGAGCGTGACGGCCTATGGCACCGACTCCCATCTCATCCCCAATGCGCGCCACGCCTATTCGTCGGGCGACGACGGCGCCGAAGCGGTGCTGGCGTTGACGGGCCCGGAGCCCGGACTCGGAGAAATCGCGACGCGCGCTGGCGAACCTTTCGAACTGACTCTGCGCGCCTATGGCCCGGGTCCGGATCTTCTCGACGGCGAACTGCCGGAAATCGAGCGATTGTCATGCTGA
- a CDS encoding NAD(P)/FAD-dependent oxidoreductase, producing MTYDFVIVGAGMAGASLAAELAPAGSLLVLEAEDMPGYHATGRSAAFWSETYGGPFVQPLTSASQAFLATPPSSFSERGFLDRRGALHIAEPSGYGELSRFESDFAASDVGLEPVTGPALADHCPGLRDRWDRAIWEPSCADIDVGGLHHAYLRAARRSGAELRCSASVTAIERRGGNWHVSAGGERIETRILVNAAGAWADDIARLAGLPGIGVAPYQRTVVQLRTDPAPPAGLPLVIDAEGRFYFKGEGGGRIWLSPHDETPAEAGDVAPEEIDVAIAIDRFESAVDWRVLAVERKWAGLRSFSPDRLPVYGFDPAAPGFFWCAGQGGFGIQTAPAGAQLCRALVVGEAPPASLGGVDAGLYAPSRFA from the coding sequence ATGACCTACGATTTCGTGATCGTCGGCGCCGGCATGGCCGGGGCCAGTCTTGCCGCCGAACTGGCGCCTGCCGGGTCGTTGCTGGTCCTGGAAGCGGAAGACATGCCCGGCTATCATGCCACCGGCCGTTCGGCGGCGTTCTGGTCGGAAACCTATGGCGGTCCCTTCGTTCAGCCGCTGACCAGCGCATCCCAAGCGTTTCTCGCGACGCCGCCGTCGTCCTTCTCAGAACGCGGCTTTCTCGACCGGCGCGGGGCGCTGCATATCGCGGAGCCGTCCGGCTATGGGGAATTGAGCAGGTTCGAAAGCGATTTCGCCGCGAGCGATGTCGGGCTCGAACCGGTGACGGGCCCGGCGCTCGCCGATCATTGCCCCGGGCTCCGGGACCGGTGGGACCGGGCGATCTGGGAGCCGAGCTGCGCGGATATCGATGTCGGGGGATTGCACCATGCCTATTTGCGTGCCGCGCGCCGGTCGGGCGCCGAACTGCGCTGTTCGGCGTCCGTGACGGCGATCGAGCGCCGAGGCGGCAATTGGCATGTTTCGGCCGGCGGCGAACGGATCGAGACGCGCATCCTCGTCAACGCGGCAGGGGCCTGGGCGGACGATATCGCGCGTCTGGCCGGCCTGCCGGGGATCGGCGTCGCGCCCTATCAGCGGACGGTCGTCCAGCTGCGGACCGATCCGGCGCCGCCCGCCGGCCTGCCGCTCGTCATCGATGCCGAAGGGCGTTTCTATTTCAAAGGCGAGGGCGGCGGCCGCATCTGGCTGAGCCCGCATGACGAGACGCCTGCCGAAGCCGGTGACGTGGCGCCCGAGGAGATCGACGTAGCGATTGCCATCGACCGGTTCGAAAGCGCCGTCGACTGGCGGGTCCTGGCGGTCGAACGCAAATGGGCCGGGCTGCGCAGCTTCTCGCCGGACCGGCTTCCGGTCTACGGCTTCGATCCCGCGGCGCCGGGTTTCTTCTGGTGTGCCGGGCAGGGGGGATTCGGGATCCAGACCGCGCCGGCGGGCGCGCAGCTGTGCCGGGCGCTGGTGGTCGGAGAAGCGCCGCCCGCTTCGCTCGGTGGCGTCGATGCCGGTCTCTACGCGCCGTCCCGCTTCGCCTGA
- a CDS encoding alpha/beta fold hydrolase, which translates to MKKNQESPTIDRRAYPAGMVLDRWHACDGWDHRRWTWPAPADRPVRGSMVFQTGRGDIFEKYLETLAEWHRADWNLTGFDWRGQSGSGRFLNDPTVGHVVSFDPWIADLDEFVTAWRAELPGPHVLASHSMGGHLAMRYLVDRRPGLDGAIFSAPMLKVVSKPLPEKVAAFIARQFARFGFADQHAWQENERPSIPGSSRQKLLTHDFERYSDEAWWISQKPELKIGPPSWQWLVAAYASSAAMFAAGTFEQVTTPILILAAKKDRLVDSRAIRQAARRLPDARLFMHDYAAHEVLRERDDMRDEFLAEIAEFLEKRVPRTA; encoded by the coding sequence ATGAAAAAAAACCAAGAAAGCCCGACAATCGATCGCCGCGCATATCCCGCCGGGATGGTTTTGGACCGCTGGCACGCCTGTGATGGCTGGGATCATCGGCGCTGGACATGGCCGGCGCCGGCCGATCGCCCGGTTCGCGGCAGCATGGTTTTCCAGACGGGCCGCGGCGACATTTTCGAAAAATATCTCGAAACCCTGGCGGAATGGCATCGCGCGGACTGGAATCTGACGGGCTTCGACTGGCGCGGCCAGTCGGGCTCCGGCCGCTTCCTGAACGATCCGACGGTCGGCCATGTTGTGAGTTTCGATCCCTGGATCGCCGATCTCGACGAATTCGTCACCGCCTGGCGCGCCGAATTGCCGGGGCCCCATGTACTGGCGTCGCATTCGATGGGCGGCCATCTGGCGATGCGCTATCTGGTGGATCGTCGCCCCGGCCTCGATGGCGCGATTTTCAGCGCTCCGATGCTCAAGGTCGTCAGCAAACCCCTGCCCGAAAAGGTCGCGGCCTTTATCGCGCGACAGTTCGCGCGTTTCGGTTTCGCCGACCAGCATGCCTGGCAGGAGAATGAGCGTCCTTCGATCCCCGGCAGCTCGCGGCAAAAGCTGCTCACGCACGATTTCGAACGCTATTCGGACGAAGCGTGGTGGATCAGCCAGAAGCCGGAACTCAAGATCGGCCCGCCCAGCTGGCAATGGCTGGTTGCCGCCTATGCCTCCTCGGCTGCCATGTTCGCCGCCGGCACGTTCGAACAGGTGACGACGCCGATCCTCATCCTCGCGGCGAAGAAGGACAGGCTCGTCGATTCCCGCGCGATCCGCCAGGCCGCGCGACGATTGCCGGACGCCCGCCTGTTCATGCACGACTATGCCGCGCATGAGGTCTTGCGCGAGCGGGACGACATGCGCGACGAATTCTTGGCGGAGATCGCCGAATTCCTGGAAAAGCGCGTACCGCGAACCGCATGA
- a CDS encoding pilus assembly protein CpaE has protein sequence MNAPFNSGSTGLRDPFQAFVCDDETAEMLKPIVTELGWAQEKVNKGGLQNAVQSLSVSASPNILFVDLSESSDPLNDINGLAEVCEPGTIVIAAGQVNDVRLYRDLLSSGIQDYLLKPFNPDQLRDTLTQAQMILAGPRNADGDEQDRPHVMTAFIGTRGGVGASTLASSIAWVTSEEQGRLTALLDLDIHFGTDALALDLEPGRGLIDAIENPSRIDGLFIERAMVKANEKLAVLSAEAPINQPMLTDGSAYYQLEEELRNAFELSMIDIPRQTLIQYPHLLNDVNRAVIVTELTLAATRDTIRLLSWFKSNAPQAKVILVANRVPSGGTIEISKKDFEASVERKIDMVIPFDQKTAVQAAKLGKTLAEAAGSGKTGSLIRQLADRVSSLDGEGQDASEEAGGSLMDKLGGIKSLISKKPSKEAAESA, from the coding sequence ATGAACGCACCTTTTAACTCCGGTTCGACGGGCCTTCGGGATCCGTTCCAGGCTTTTGTCTGCGACGACGAAACAGCGGAAATGCTGAAACCCATCGTCACCGAGCTCGGTTGGGCGCAGGAAAAGGTCAACAAGGGCGGCCTTCAGAACGCCGTTCAGTCGCTGTCGGTTTCGGCCAGTCCGAACATCCTGTTCGTCGACCTGTCCGAAAGCAGCGACCCGCTCAACGATATCAACGGCCTCGCCGAAGTCTGCGAGCCGGGAACGATCGTGATCGCGGCCGGCCAGGTCAACGATGTGCGGCTCTATCGCGATCTGCTGTCGAGCGGCATCCAGGATTATCTCCTCAAGCCGTTCAATCCCGATCAGCTGCGCGACACGCTGACCCAGGCGCAGATGATCCTCGCCGGGCCGCGCAATGCCGACGGGGACGAACAGGATCGCCCGCACGTCATGACGGCCTTTATCGGCACACGCGGCGGCGTCGGCGCCTCGACCCTGGCGAGCTCCATCGCCTGGGTCACCAGCGAGGAACAGGGTCGGCTGACCGCGCTTCTGGACCTCGACATCCATTTCGGGACGGATGCGCTCGCGCTCGATCTCGAACCGGGCCGCGGCTTGATCGATGCGATCGAGAATCCGAGCCGGATCGACGGGCTGTTCATCGAACGCGCGATGGTCAAGGCGAACGAGAAGCTTGCCGTCCTGTCCGCCGAAGCGCCGATCAACCAGCCGATGCTGACCGACGGCAGCGCCTACTACCAGCTCGAGGAAGAGCTGCGGAACGCGTTCGAACTGTCGATGATCGACATTCCGCGCCAGACGCTGATCCAGTATCCGCATCTGCTCAACGACGTGAACCGCGCGGTCATCGTCACCGAGCTGACCCTCGCCGCGACCCGCGACACGATCCGCTTGCTCTCCTGGTTCAAGTCGAACGCGCCGCAGGCCAAGGTCATTCTGGTCGCGAACCGCGTTCCGTCCGGCGGCACGATCGAAATTTCGAAAAAGGATTTCGAGGCGTCGGTCGAACGCAAGATCGATATGGTCATCCCGTTCGATCAGAAAACCGCGGTGCAGGCCGCCAAGCTCGGTAAAACGCTGGCCGAGGCGGCCGGTTCCGGCAAGACCGGATCGCTGATCCGGCAGCTCGCCGACCGCGTGTCGAGCCTCGACGGCGAAGGACAGGACGCTTCGGAAGAAGCCGGCGGTTCGCTGATGGACAAGCTTGGCGGCATCAAGTCGCTGATTTCGAAGAAGCCGAGCAAGGAAGCGGCGGAGAGCGCCTGA
- a CDS encoding A24 family peptidase, translating into MAILAPALLFAAYGDWLRRDIPNKLNAAIALMAPLYWWAAGFTLWPEIAIIVGLALALFLMFTFAFAIGAMGGGDVKMIGALALWMTPMQLPVMLIVMAIAGGVLTLAMLIHHRRSGKTGKPEIPYGIAIAIGGLWVVMNGILTTGAVTI; encoded by the coding sequence GTGGCTATTCTGGCGCCCGCGCTGCTGTTCGCGGCGTATGGCGACTGGCTACGCCGCGACATTCCGAACAAGCTCAACGCGGCGATCGCGCTGATGGCGCCGCTCTACTGGTGGGCGGCGGGATTCACCCTCTGGCCGGAAATCGCGATCATCGTGGGGCTGGCACTCGCGCTCTTCCTGATGTTCACATTCGCCTTCGCGATCGGGGCGATGGGCGGCGGCGACGTCAAGATGATCGGCGCGCTCGCGCTGTGGATGACGCCAATGCAGCTGCCCGTAATGCTGATCGTCATGGCGATCGCCGGCGGCGTGCTCACGCTCGCCATGCTGATTCACCATCGCCGGTCCGGAAAAACCGGGAAACCCGAGATTCCCTACGGGATCGCGATCGCCATCGGCGGTCTCTGGGTGGTGATGAACGGGATTTTAACCACTGGGGCCGTAACGATCTGA
- the cpaB gene encoding Flp pilus assembly protein CpaB, whose translation MDARKVILLVGALLVAAVTAFMARSMFVGGSAPVAVAAQAEPQGPMVLVATRALPVGTIINADSFRYQPWPEELVEGSYFIRDESNIEDLLGTVVRNDVTAGQPITQGSLVRPGDRGFLAAALGPGMRAVTVPVSVQAGVAGFVFPGDRVDLVLTQEVEGGGDGPPLHASETIIRNLRVLATDQRTTNEPNEEGEVEVIVSGTVTVEATPRIAEKIAVSQTIGQLSLSLRSIADNTAELERAIAAGEVEIPDGNDPEAERRMLLEVAQRPIDTDTTYVTGGDVSRFQRRTVPAQGRNNNGPGGTAAQMAAAMLSAANGNSIPGGQSSGPSVRVARGNVVTHVPVGGN comes from the coding sequence ATGGATGCACGTAAAGTCATTTTGCTCGTAGGTGCGCTGCTCGTAGCGGCTGTCACCGCCTTTATGGCGCGGAGCATGTTTGTGGGCGGCAGCGCGCCGGTCGCAGTTGCTGCGCAAGCCGAGCCGCAAGGACCCATGGTGCTCGTCGCAACGCGCGCCCTGCCTGTCGGCACAATCATCAATGCGGACAGCTTCCGCTATCAACCCTGGCCGGAGGAGCTGGTCGAGGGCAGCTATTTCATCCGCGACGAATCGAATATCGAGGATCTGCTCGGTACGGTGGTTCGCAACGATGTGACGGCCGGTCAGCCGATCACCCAGGGTTCGCTCGTGCGTCCCGGCGATCGCGGATTTCTCGCCGCAGCGCTCGGCCCGGGCATGCGCGCCGTCACGGTGCCGGTATCCGTCCAGGCCGGTGTCGCCGGCTTCGTCTTCCCTGGCGACCGGGTCGACCTTGTCCTGACCCAGGAAGTCGAGGGCGGCGGCGATGGCCCCCCGCTTCACGCGTCGGAAACCATCATTCGCAATCTCCGAGTCCTCGCAACCGATCAGCGGACCACGAACGAGCCCAATGAAGAAGGCGAAGTCGAAGTCATAGTCTCGGGCACGGTAACCGTCGAAGCGACGCCGCGGATCGCGGAAAAGATCGCCGTTTCGCAGACGATCGGCCAGCTCTCGCTTTCGCTCCGTTCGATCGCCGACAATACGGCGGAACTGGAACGTGCGATCGCCGCCGGCGAAGTCGAAATTCCGGACGGGAACGACCCCGAAGCCGAACGCCGCATGCTGCTCGAAGTGGCCCAGCGGCCGATCGACACCGACACGACCTATGTGACCGGTGGAGACGTCTCGCGCTTCCAGCGCCGCACCGTACCGGCCCAGGGTCGCAACAATAACGGCCCGGGCGGAACGGCCGCCCAGATGGCAGCAGCCATGCTCTCCGCGGCCAACGGTAATTCGATTCCGGGCGGCCAGTCGTCCGGACCGTCGGTCCGCGTCGCCCGTGGCAACGTCGTCACGCATGTACCTGTTGGGGGTAACTAA
- a CDS encoding type II and III secretion system protein family protein → MTFTRTTRFGAMAAVAATALVASLGAPVSDPAHAQSVARAAPVNTLTLSVGRGELVNLPRSMTDLFVADDAIADVQVRSSRALYVFGKAAGETTVYATDAAGNVVYSATVRVGTNLNSVSSMLDLAMPEAAIAVTPMNGLVLLTGTVASPSDVQEAQSLVQAFVGEETQVVSRLRTATPLQVNLQVRIAEVSRSVVRDIGANLLTRDTTGGFQFGIGRGNPGTIGNADLSGFPQVDASALYGLPAGSVNLPFNPATGQFITSPVTENVFNFPADGGTTLGAAGRLFGLDILGTLDLAETEGLVTTLAEPNLTALSGETASFLAGGEFPIPLSQGLGSVSIEYKQFGVSLAFTPVVLDNGRISMRVRPEVSELSDNGAITLNGFTVPALTTRRAETTVELGSGQSFMIAGLLQNSHNSTVDRTPGLGDVPILGTLFRSNRWRRAETELVIVVTPYLVQPVSANQIALPTDGYRSPSDLERVFLGRTFGGETGATRPGPTMAPPTTVQPGMDTGAANRVPSSPAAPQTQQAAQAASQSGAAPGFSFNE, encoded by the coding sequence ATGACTTTTACACGCACAACCCGCTTCGGCGCGATGGCTGCGGTTGCAGCGACCGCGCTGGTCGCAAGCCTCGGCGCCCCGGTTTCCGACCCGGCGCACGCCCAGTCGGTCGCCCGTGCTGCGCCGGTCAACACCCTCACGCTCTCGGTGGGCCGTGGCGAGCTGGTCAACCTGCCGCGTTCGATGACGGATTTGTTCGTCGCCGATGACGCCATCGCCGACGTCCAGGTTCGCTCTTCGCGAGCGCTGTACGTATTCGGCAAGGCCGCCGGCGAGACGACAGTCTATGCAACCGATGCGGCGGGCAATGTGGTTTATTCGGCCACCGTGCGCGTCGGAACCAACCTCAACAGCGTCTCCTCGATGCTGGATCTTGCAATGCCCGAGGCGGCAATCGCGGTCACCCCGATGAACGGCCTCGTGCTGCTTACCGGTACCGTGGCGTCGCCGAGCGACGTGCAGGAAGCCCAGTCGCTCGTACAGGCATTCGTCGGTGAAGAGACGCAGGTCGTCAGCCGTCTGCGCACGGCGACGCCGCTGCAGGTCAACCTCCAGGTCCGTATCGCCGAAGTCAGCCGTTCGGTCGTCCGCGATATCGGCGCCAACCTGCTGACGCGCGATACGACGGGCGGTTTCCAGTTCGGTATTGGTCGCGGCAATCCGGGCACGATCGGCAATGCCGATCTTTCGGGTTTCCCACAGGTCGATGCCAGCGCGCTTTACGGCCTGCCGGCAGGTTCGGTGAATCTGCCGTTCAATCCGGCGACCGGACAGTTCATTACGTCCCCGGTCACGGAAAACGTATTCAACTTTCCGGCAGATGGCGGGACGACCCTCGGCGCCGCCGGGCGTTTGTTCGGACTCGACATTCTCGGAACGCTGGATCTGGCCGAAACGGAAGGCCTGGTGACAACGCTCGCAGAGCCGAATCTCACCGCGCTCTCGGGCGAAACCGCCAGCTTCCTCGCCGGCGGCGAGTTCCCGATCCCGCTGTCCCAGGGTCTGGGTTCGGTCTCGATCGAATATAAACAGTTCGGCGTCAGCTTGGCCTTTACGCCGGTCGTGCTCGACAATGGCCGCATCTCGATGCGCGTTCGTCCGGAAGTATCCGAACTTTCCGACAATGGCGCGATCACGCTTAACGGCTTCACCGTTCCCGCATTGACCACCCGGCGGGCGGAAACGACCGTCGAACTCGGCTCCGGCCAGAGCTTCATGATCGCCGGCCTGTTGCAGAACAGCCATAACAGCACGGTCGACCGGACCCCGGGTCTCGGCGACGTTCCGATCCTCGGGACGCTTTTCCGGTCCAATCGCTGGCGCCGGGCGGAGACCGAGCTCGTGATCGTCGTTACGCCCTATCTGGTACAGCCGGTTTCGGCCAACCAGATCGCCCTGCCGACCGACGGCTATCGCTCGCCGTCCGATCTGGAACGCGTGTTCCTCGGCCGGACGTTCGGCGGCGAGACCGGCGCGACGCGTCCGGGCCCGACCATGGCGCCGCCCACTACGGTTCAGCCGGGCATGGATACCGGAGCCGCCAATCGGGTCCCGTCATCGCCGGCTGCGCCGCAGACCCAGCAAGCCGCGCAGGCCGCTTCGCAAAGCGGCGCCGCACCCGGCTTTTCGTTCAACGAATAG
- a CDS encoding type II secretion system F family protein, with translation MSILPMIIFSAGMLGFLLLLYFAFAGPNVQKVQAKRLNAVRQRHAPAASPISAEAQMNRILAKGDTRMDSFAGRFIPRPEMLRTRLSQTGTSWTLGQYMMGILTIAIVVGVLLYLQGLPLLLGLLLGTFAGLALPHMVVGFLIKRRVNKFNAKFPDAIELLVRGLRSGLPISETLSVVASEVPDPVGTEFAAVVDKMKIGKTMDEALETTAKRLGTPEFNFFCITLAIQRETGGNLAETLSNLANVLRQRSQMKLKIKAMSAESKASAYIVGSLPFIVFGLIMMINPDYMGSFFVDERLIIAGLGGLVWMGIGVFIMAKMVSFEI, from the coding sequence ATGTCTATCCTTCCCATGATCATCTTCTCCGCCGGGATGCTCGGATTTCTGTTGCTGCTGTACTTCGCCTTTGCCGGGCCGAACGTGCAGAAAGTGCAGGCAAAGCGGCTCAATGCCGTGCGCCAGCGTCACGCGCCGGCCGCAAGCCCGATATCGGCCGAAGCGCAGATGAACCGCATTCTGGCCAAGGGCGATACCAGGATGGACAGCTTCGCCGGGCGCTTCATTCCGCGCCCCGAGATGCTCCGGACCCGGCTTTCGCAGACCGGCACGAGCTGGACCCTCGGCCAGTATATGATGGGCATTCTGACGATCGCGATCGTCGTTGGCGTGCTGCTCTATCTCCAGGGTCTTCCCCTGCTTTTGGGATTGCTGCTCGGTACCTTCGCCGGCCTTGCCCTGCCACACATGGTGGTCGGGTTTCTGATCAAGCGCCGCGTGAACAAGTTCAACGCGAAGTTTCCCGATGCGATAGAGCTGCTCGTGCGCGGCTTGCGGTCCGGTCTGCCGATCTCCGAAACGCTGTCGGTGGTCGCAAGCGAGGTGCCCGACCCGGTCGGCACGGAATTCGCGGCCGTTGTCGACAAGATGAAGATCGGCAAGACGATGGACGAGGCGCTCGAGACCACGGCGAAACGCCTCGGTACGCCGGAATTCAACTTTTTCTGCATCACGCTTGCGATTCAGCGCGAGACCGGCGGTAACCTCGCCGAGACGCTGTCGAACCTCGCCAACGTTCTGCGCCAGCGCAGCCAGATGAAGCTCAAGATCAAGGCGATGTCGGCCGAATCCAAGGCATCGGCCTATATCGTCGGTTCGCTGCCCTTCATTGTCTTCGGCCTGATCATGATGATCAATCCCGATTATATGGGCTCCTTCTTCGTCGACGAGCGCCTGATAATCGCAGGGCTAGGCGGCCTCGTCTGGATGGGCATCGGCGTCTTCATCATGGCCAAGATGGTCAGTTTCGAGATTTAG
- a CDS encoding type II secretion system F family protein yields the protein MTEAAGPTILGVDVFLVATLLAAVATFAMLIALYAATTVRDPMAKRVKALNDRREQLKAGITASARRQRKSLTQKNETTDRMRSFLKSLNTLQDEQLEKAQQRLAQAGIRSKDLAVAVIFGRLVLPIVIGGGLAIAVYGFGYLADYTPFKKFMIVGGTLLLSYKAPDLYVSNKVSKRSAEIRKGLPDALDLLVICAEAGLTVDAAFTRVARELGQAYPELGDEFALTAIELGFLTERRQAFENLAYRVDLDAVRGVVTTMIQTEKYGTPLASALRVLSAEFRNERMMRAEEKAARLPAIMTVPLILFILPTLFVVILGPAACSISDNLVM from the coding sequence ATGACCGAAGCTGCCGGACCTACCATCCTCGGGGTCGATGTGTTCCTCGTCGCGACGTTGCTCGCGGCGGTGGCGACCTTCGCGATGCTCATCGCCCTGTATGCGGCGACGACGGTGCGCGACCCGATGGCCAAGCGCGTCAAGGCGCTCAACGACCGGCGCGAACAGCTGAAAGCCGGTATCACCGCCTCGGCCCGGCGCCAGCGCAAGTCGCTGACCCAGAAGAACGAGACGACGGACCGGATGCGTTCGTTCCTCAAATCGCTCAACACGCTGCAGGACGAACAGCTCGAAAAGGCGCAGCAACGCCTCGCCCAAGCCGGTATCCGCTCGAAGGATCTGGCCGTCGCGGTCATTTTCGGCCGGCTCGTGCTGCCGATCGTGATCGGCGGCGGGCTCGCGATCGCGGTGTACGGTTTCGGCTATCTGGCGGACTATACGCCTTTCAAGAAGTTCATGATCGTCGGCGGTACGCTGCTGCTCAGCTACAAGGCGCCCGATCTCTACGTCTCCAACAAGGTCTCCAAACGCTCCGCCGAGATCCGCAAGGGCCTGCCCGATGCACTCGACCTGCTGGTCATCTGCGCCGAGGCCGGCCTGACCGTCGACGCCGCCTTCACCCGGGTGGCGCGCGAACTGGGCCAAGCCTATCCCGAGCTCGGCGACGAATTCGCGCTCACCGCGATCGAGCTGGGCTTCCTGACCGAACGCCGCCAGGCCTTCGAGAACCTCGCCTATCGCGTCGATCTCGACGCGGTGCGCGGCGTTGTCACGACGATGATCCAGACCGAGAAATACGGTACGCCGCTCGCCAGCGCGCTGCGCGTCCTGTCGGCCGAATTCCGCAACGAGCGGATGATGCGCGCCGAGGAAAAGGCCGCCCGCCTGCCGGCGATCATGACCGTGCCGCTGATTCTCTTCATCCTGCCGACGCTGTTCGTCGTGATCCTCGGCCCGGCGGCCTGCTCGATCTCCGACAATCTCGTCATGTAG